A single region of the Streptomyces vilmorinianum genome encodes:
- a CDS encoding DUF305 domain-containing protein encodes MTRTHGASITAVVLALLFAGGAVTFASAEREEAPAASATPASDSADAGFARDMSVHHQQAVEMSFIVRDRTQDEEVRRLAYDIANTQANQRGMMLGWLDMWGLPKVVSGAEPMAWMGASGHHGASGHGETGDAADPADTALMPGMATKSELERLRKASGKEAEILYLQLMTDHHKGGVHMAQGCVEKCSVVLERNLAQGMVDAQESEITLMTELLRKRGATPRG; translated from the coding sequence CTGACCCGTACGCACGGGGCGTCGATCACGGCCGTCGTCCTCGCGCTGCTCTTCGCCGGGGGCGCGGTCACGTTCGCCTCCGCGGAGCGGGAGGAGGCACCGGCGGCGTCCGCGACGCCGGCCTCGGACTCGGCGGACGCGGGCTTCGCCCGTGACATGTCGGTCCACCACCAGCAGGCCGTCGAGATGTCGTTCATCGTCCGGGACCGCACCCAGGACGAGGAGGTGCGCCGGCTGGCGTACGACATCGCCAACACCCAGGCCAACCAGCGCGGCATGATGCTGGGCTGGCTGGACATGTGGGGGCTGCCGAAGGTCGTGTCCGGCGCCGAGCCGATGGCCTGGATGGGCGCGAGCGGGCACCACGGGGCTTCCGGGCACGGCGAGACCGGCGACGCCGCCGACCCCGCCGACACGGCGCTGATGCCGGGCATGGCGACCAAGTCGGAGCTGGAGCGGCTGCGCAAGGCGAGCGGCAAGGAGGCCGAGATCCTCTACCTCCAGCTGATGACCGACCACCACAAGGGCGGCGTCCATATGGCCCAGGGCTGTGTGGAGAAGTGCTCCGTGGTGCTGGAGCGGAACCTCGCGCAGGGCATGGTCGACGCCCAGGAGTCCGAGATCACGCTCATGACCGAGCTGCTGAGGAAGCGGGGCGCCACGCCGCGCGGCTGA
- a CDS encoding endonuclease/exonuclease/phosphatase family protein — translation MARVDMAETENGGAKNERSGSGSGSGPGSRFRSVFERWRGDRGIWRRGIVLAFCAVLLTLLMVLHADIPNRIGNLGSLTETFLPWLGLFVPVLLVLALLRRSATALIALLLPAVVWLNLFGGLITDKSGSGGDLTVATHNVNADNPDPEGTARQIAASGADVVALEELKGEMVPVYERGLAGTYRYHSVQGTVGLWSKYPLADPQPVDIGMGWTRAMRATVATPKGDVAVYVAHLPSVRVRLHAGFTANQRDNSANALGEAIAHDRHQRIVLLGDLNGTMNDRSLNAVTAQMRSTQGASGDGFGFSWPASFPMARIDQIMVKGVAPVSSWTLPETKSDHLPIAARVRL, via the coding sequence ATGGCGCGGGTGGACATGGCGGAGACCGAGAACGGCGGCGCGAAGAACGAGCGCTCCGGGTCCGGATCCGGGTCCGGACCCGGGTCCCGGTTCCGGTCGGTGTTCGAGCGCTGGCGCGGCGACCGGGGCATCTGGCGCCGCGGGATCGTCCTGGCCTTCTGCGCGGTGCTGCTCACCCTGCTGATGGTCCTCCACGCCGACATCCCCAACCGGATCGGCAACCTGGGCAGCCTCACCGAGACCTTCCTGCCCTGGCTGGGCCTCTTCGTGCCGGTCCTGCTCGTCCTGGCGCTGCTGCGGCGCTCGGCGACCGCGCTGATCGCCCTGCTCCTGCCGGCCGTGGTCTGGCTCAACCTCTTCGGCGGGCTGATCACCGACAAGTCGGGCTCCGGCGGCGACCTCACCGTCGCCACGCACAACGTGAACGCCGACAACCCCGACCCCGAGGGCACGGCCCGTCAGATCGCCGCGTCCGGCGCGGACGTGGTGGCCCTTGAGGAGCTCAAGGGCGAGATGGTCCCGGTGTACGAGCGGGGCCTGGCCGGCACGTACAGGTACCACTCCGTGCAGGGCACGGTCGGGCTGTGGAGCAAGTACCCGCTGGCCGACCCGCAGCCGGTGGACATCGGCATGGGCTGGACCCGCGCCATGCGCGCCACCGTCGCCACGCCCAAGGGTGACGTGGCCGTGTACGTGGCCCACCTGCCGTCCGTACGGGTCAGGCTGCACGCGGGCTTCACGGCCAACCAGCGCGACAACAGCGCGAACGCGCTGGGCGAGGCGATCGCGCACGACCGGCACCAGCGGATCGTCCTGCTCGGCGACCTCAACGGCACCATGAACGACCGCTCGCTCAACGCGGTCACCGCGCAGATGCGCTCCACCCAGGGCGCCTCGGGCGACGGCTTCGGCTTCAGCTGGCCGGCCTCGTTCCCGATGGCGCGGATCGACCAGATCATGGTGAAGGGCGTGGCGCCGGTCTCGTCGTGGACGCTGCCGGAGACGAAGAGCGACCACCTGCCGATCGCGGCCCGCGTCCGGCTCTGA
- a CDS encoding glutamine synthetase family protein gives MDKQQEFVLRTLEERDIRFVRLWFTDVLGFLKSVAVAPAELEQAFDEGIGFDGSAIEGFARVYESDMIAKPDPATFQILPWRAEAPGTARMFCDILMPDGSPSFADPRFVLKRILAKTSDLGFTFYTHPEIEFFLLKDKPLDGTKPTPADNSGYFDHTPQNVGMDFRRQAITMLESMGISVEFSHHEGAPGQQEIDLRYADALSTADNIMTFRLVMKQVALEQGVQATFMPKPFSEYPGSGMHTHLSLFEGDRNAFYESGAEYQLSKVGRSFIAGLLKHAAEISAVTNQWVNSYKRIWGGSARSAGAGGEAPSYICWGHNNRSALIRVPMYKPGKTGSSRVEVRSIDSGANPYLTYAVLLAAGLKGIEEGYELPAGADDDVWALSDAERRAMGIEPLPQNLGEAIALMEKSELVAETLGEHVFDFFLRNKKQEWEEYRSEVTAFELRKNLPVL, from the coding sequence ATGGACAAGCAGCAGGAATTTGTGCTCCGGACGCTCGAGGAGCGTGACATCCGGTTCGTACGCCTGTGGTTCACCGACGTGCTCGGCTTCCTGAAGTCGGTGGCCGTGGCCCCCGCCGAGCTTGAGCAGGCATTCGACGAAGGTATCGGCTTCGACGGCTCCGCCATCGAGGGCTTCGCCCGTGTATACGAATCAGACATGATCGCCAAGCCGGATCCGGCCACTTTCCAGATCCTGCCCTGGCGCGCGGAGGCCCCGGGCACGGCCCGGATGTTCTGCGACATCCTCATGCCGGACGGCTCCCCGTCCTTCGCGGACCCGCGTTTCGTCCTCAAGCGCATCCTCGCGAAGACCTCGGACCTGGGCTTCACCTTCTACACCCACCCCGAGATCGAGTTCTTCCTGCTGAAGGACAAGCCGCTGGACGGCACCAAGCCGACCCCCGCCGACAACTCGGGCTACTTCGACCACACCCCGCAGAACGTGGGCATGGACTTCCGGCGCCAGGCCATCACCATGCTGGAGTCGATGGGCATCTCGGTGGAGTTCTCCCACCACGAGGGCGCCCCTGGCCAGCAGGAGATCGACCTGCGCTACGCCGACGCGCTGTCCACGGCCGACAACATCATGACCTTCCGCCTGGTCATGAAGCAGGTCGCGCTGGAGCAGGGCGTGCAGGCCACGTTCATGCCGAAGCCGTTCTCGGAGTACCCGGGCTCGGGCATGCACACCCACCTCTCCCTCTTCGAGGGCGACCGCAACGCGTTCTACGAGTCGGGCGCGGAGTACCAGCTCTCCAAGGTGGGCCGCTCCTTCATCGCCGGCCTGCTCAAGCACGCCGCCGAGATCTCGGCCGTCACCAACCAGTGGGTCAACTCCTACAAGCGCATCTGGGGCGGCTCGGCCCGCAGCGCGGGCGCGGGCGGCGAGGCCCCCTCGTACATCTGCTGGGGCCACAACAACCGCTCGGCCCTGATCCGCGTCCCGATGTACAAGCCGGGCAAGACGGGCTCCTCCCGGGTCGAGGTCCGCTCCATCGACTCCGGCGCCAACCCCTACCTGACCTACGCGGTCCTGCTCGCGGCGGGCCTCAAGGGCATCGAGGAGGGCTACGAACTCCCGGCCGGCGCCGACGACGACGTCTGGGCGCTCTCGGACGCGGAGCGCCGCGCGATGGGCATCGAGCCGCTGCCGCAGAACCTGGGCGAGGCGATCGCCCTGATGGAGAAGAGCGAACTGGTCGCCGAGACGCTGGGCGAGCACGTCTTCGACTTCTTCCTCCGCAACAAGAAGCAGGAGTGGGAGGAGTACCGCTCCGAGGTCACGGCCTTCGAACTGCGCAAGAACCTGCCGGTGCTGTAG
- a CDS encoding pyridoxamine 5'-phosphate oxidase family protein — protein sequence MTPETALDPRYSDPKAQPAEWSAAAARLAEAEVFWLTTVRPDGRPHVTPLIAVWSQGALHFCTGPDERKARNLAENREVVLTTGTASLGEGFDVVVEGEAVRVTDEERLRALAGAYVDKYGPDWRFDVREGAFVGDGGTALVFAVAPRTAFGFAKGEPFGQTRWRF from the coding sequence ATGACCCCGGAGACCGCCCTGGACCCCCGCTACAGCGACCCGAAGGCCCAGCCGGCCGAGTGGTCAGCGGCCGCCGCCCGGCTGGCCGAGGCCGAGGTCTTCTGGCTGACCACCGTCCGCCCGGACGGCCGCCCCCACGTGACCCCGCTGATCGCGGTCTGGTCGCAGGGCGCACTGCACTTCTGCACCGGCCCCGACGAGCGCAAGGCACGCAATCTGGCGGAGAACCGGGAGGTGGTCCTCACCACCGGGACCGCCTCGCTCGGCGAGGGTTTCGACGTGGTGGTCGAGGGCGAGGCCGTCCGGGTGACGGACGAGGAACGGCTGCGCGCGCTGGCCGGGGCCTATGTCGACAAGTACGGGCCGGATTGGCGATTCGACGTGCGGGAGGGTGCGTTCGTGGGCGACGGTGGAACCGCCCTGGTGTTCGCCGTCGCGCCCCGTACGGCCTTCGGCTTCGCCAAGGGCGAGCCGTTCGGCCAGACCCGCTGGCGTTTCTGA
- a CDS encoding CBS domain-containing protein: MTTAKDIMHPGAKWIPRHETLDRAAQMMRELNVGALPIADENERLCGIITDRDIVVGCVAMGHDPSKITCGEMAQGTPRWIDAGADVEAVLDEMESHQIRRLPVIENKKLVGMISEADLAQHLSDEQIKAFCASVYASS; the protein is encoded by the coding sequence ATGACCACGGCGAAGGACATCATGCACCCCGGGGCCAAGTGGATCCCCCGGCACGAGACCCTCGACCGCGCCGCGCAGATGATGCGCGAGCTCAATGTCGGCGCCCTGCCGATCGCGGACGAGAACGAACGGCTCTGCGGCATCATCACGGACCGCGACATCGTGGTCGGTTGTGTGGCCATGGGCCACGATCCGTCGAAGATCACCTGCGGGGAGATGGCGCAGGGCACGCCCCGGTGGATCGACGCGGGCGCGGACGTCGAGGCGGTCCTGGACGAGATGGAGAGCCACCAGATCCGCCGTCTGCCCGTCATCGAGAACAAGAAGCTCGTCGGCATGATCAGCGAGGCCGACCTCGCCCAGCATCTGTCGGACGAGCAGATCAAGGCGTTCTGCGCGAGCGTCTACGCGTCCTCCTGA
- a CDS encoding NAD+ synthase produces MPQLRLALNQIDSTVGDLAGNAEAIVHWTRHAAEQGAHLVAFPEMVLTGYPVEDLALRSSFVEASRTALRALARRLAAEGFGELPVIVGYLDRSDHAEPRLGRPAGSPENAAAVLHGGEVVLRFAKHHLPNYGVFDEFRYFVQGDTMPVLRVHGVDVALAICEDLWQEGGRVPAARSAGAGLLVSINASPYEQNKDDTRLELVRKRAQEAGCTTAYLAMIGGQDELVFDGDSIVVDANGEVVARAPQFSEGSVLLDLDLPAASPDAPDGVVDDGLRIDRVVLSEEPLPAYEAELTGGYADRLDDDEEVYSALVVGLRAYAAKNGFRSVLIGLSGGIDSALVAAIACDAVGAQNVYGVSMPSKYSSDHSRGDAAELARRTGLNFRTVSIEPMFDAYMGALGLTGLAEENLQSRLRGTMLMAISNEEGHIVLAPGNKSELAVGYSTLYGDSVGAYGPIKDVYKSTVFRLARWRNRAAEERGQTPPIPESSITKPPSAELRPGQVDTDSLPDYDVLDRILALYVDRDQGKDAIVAAGFDEELVTRTLRMVDMAEYKRRQYPPGTKISAKGFGKDRRLPITNRWRETTSH; encoded by the coding sequence GTGCCTCAACTACGCCTCGCTCTGAATCAGATCGACTCGACCGTCGGCGATCTCGCCGGAAACGCCGAGGCGATCGTCCACTGGACCCGGCACGCCGCCGAGCAGGGCGCGCATCTGGTCGCGTTCCCGGAGATGGTGCTGACCGGCTACCCCGTCGAGGACCTCGCGCTGCGCTCGTCCTTCGTCGAGGCGTCCCGGACCGCCCTGCGGGCGCTCGCGCGGCGCCTCGCCGCCGAGGGCTTCGGGGAGCTGCCGGTGATCGTCGGCTATCTCGACCGTTCGGACCACGCCGAACCGCGGCTCGGCCGGCCCGCCGGATCCCCCGAGAACGCGGCCGCCGTGCTCCACGGCGGCGAGGTGGTGCTGCGCTTCGCCAAGCACCACCTCCCCAACTACGGCGTCTTCGACGAGTTCCGCTACTTCGTCCAGGGCGACACCATGCCCGTCTTGCGGGTCCACGGCGTCGACGTGGCCCTCGCGATCTGCGAGGACCTGTGGCAGGAGGGCGGTCGCGTCCCGGCCGCCCGCAGCGCCGGCGCCGGGCTGCTGGTCTCGATCAACGCCTCGCCGTACGAGCAGAACAAGGACGACACCCGGCTCGAACTGGTCCGCAAGCGCGCCCAGGAGGCGGGCTGCACGACCGCCTATCTCGCGATGATCGGCGGCCAGGACGAGCTCGTCTTCGACGGCGACTCGATCGTCGTCGACGCGAACGGCGAGGTCGTCGCGCGCGCCCCGCAGTTCTCCGAGGGCAGTGTGCTCCTCGATCTCGACCTTCCGGCCGCCTCTCCCGACGCACCGGACGGCGTCGTGGACGACGGGCTGCGGATCGACCGGGTGGTCCTCTCCGAGGAGCCGCTGCCCGCGTACGAGGCGGAGCTGACCGGCGGGTACGCGGACCGGCTCGACGACGACGAGGAGGTGTACTCGGCGCTGGTCGTGGGCCTGCGCGCGTACGCCGCCAAGAACGGCTTCCGTTCCGTCCTCATCGGCCTGTCCGGCGGCATCGACTCGGCGCTCGTCGCCGCCATCGCCTGCGACGCGGTCGGCGCGCAGAACGTGTACGGCGTCTCGATGCCGTCCAAGTACTCCTCCGACCACTCGCGCGGCGACGCGGCCGAGCTGGCCCGGCGCACCGGGCTCAACTTCCGTACGGTCTCGATCGAGCCCATGTTCGACGCGTACATGGGCGCGCTCGGCCTCACCGGCCTCGCGGAGGAGAACCTGCAATCCCGGCTGCGCGGCACGATGCTGATGGCGATCTCCAACGAGGAGGGCCACATCGTCCTCGCGCCGGGCAACAAGTCCGAGCTGGCGGTGGGGTACTCCACGCTGTACGGCGACTCCGTCGGCGCGTACGGGCCCATCAAGGACGTCTACAAGTCGACCGTGTTCCGGCTCGCGCGCTGGCGCAACCGGGCGGCCGAGGAGCGCGGCCAGACCCCGCCGATCCCGGAGAGCTCGATCACCAAGCCGCCGAGCGCCGAGCTGCGCCCGGGGCAGGTCGACACCGACTCGCTGCCGGACTACGACGTGCTGGACCGGATCCTCGCGCTGTACGTCGACCGCGACCAGGGCAAGGACGCCATCGTCGCGGCCGGCTTCGACGAGGAGCTGGTGACGCGGACGCTGCGGATGGTGGACATGGCGGAGTACAAGCGGCGCCAGTACCCGCCGGGCACCAAGATCTCGGCGAAGGGCTTCGGCAAGGACCGCCGGCTGCCGATCACGAACCGCTGGCGCGAGACGACGAGCCACTGA
- a CDS encoding DUF3105 domain-containing protein, with product MAANRSATADRRARIEEMRRAEQARERRNRILTISISAVVVLSLVGFGGYVLNKQSEKKEQQEAAAKAPIKDEQSWDAKKLGRNHVTTPVTYEMKPPVGGDHDQVWQNCDGDVYTTKIAEMNAVHSLEHGAVWVTYSKQAAEADVKKLAEKVGKTPYTLMSPVDDQAGAIMLSAWGKQVSVDSASDPRVDAFFTKYVQGPQTPEPGAACTGGVGAAQ from the coding sequence ATGGCCGCCAACCGCTCCGCCACCGCCGACCGCCGCGCCCGAATAGAGGAGATGCGCCGCGCCGAGCAGGCCCGCGAGCGCCGCAACCGCATCCTCACGATCAGCATCTCCGCCGTGGTCGTGCTGAGCCTCGTCGGCTTCGGCGGTTACGTGCTCAACAAGCAGTCCGAGAAGAAGGAGCAGCAGGAGGCCGCCGCGAAGGCCCCCATCAAGGACGAGCAGTCCTGGGACGCCAAGAAGCTCGGCCGCAACCACGTGACGACCCCCGTCACGTACGAGATGAAGCCCCCGGTCGGCGGCGACCACGACCAGGTCTGGCAGAACTGCGACGGCGACGTCTACACGACGAAGATCGCCGAGATGAACGCCGTGCACTCCCTGGAGCACGGCGCGGTCTGGGTCACGTACAGCAAGCAGGCCGCCGAGGCCGATGTGAAGAAGCTGGCCGAGAAGGTCGGGAAGACCCCGTACACGCTGATGAGCCCGGTGGACGACCAGGCCGGCGCGATCATGCTGAGCGCCTGGGGCAAGCAGGTGTCCGTGGACAGCGCGAGCGACCCGCGCGTGGACGCGTTCTTCACCAAGTACGTGCAGGGCCCGCAGACCCCGGAGCCGGGCGCGGCCTGCACGGGTGGCGTCGGGGCCGCGCAGTGA
- a CDS encoding VOC family protein — protein MNLTLEVVLVPVTDLDRAKEFYGDKCGFKIDLDDEVAPGIRIIQATPPGSRCSIAMESGMPSMPGTKAMAPGTLHGLQLCVTDIEAARKQLIERGVDVTPIRHVGATGWEDGKGDTWNSFMSFEDPDGNGWLVQEAPSELSER, from the coding sequence ATGAACCTGACGCTCGAAGTCGTGCTCGTGCCCGTGACCGACCTGGACCGGGCGAAGGAGTTCTACGGCGACAAGTGCGGCTTCAAGATCGACCTGGACGACGAGGTCGCGCCGGGCATCCGCATCATCCAGGCGACGCCGCCCGGCTCACGCTGCTCCATCGCGATGGAGAGCGGCATGCCGTCGATGCCCGGCACGAAGGCGATGGCCCCGGGCACGCTGCACGGCCTCCAGCTCTGCGTCACGGACATCGAGGCGGCCCGCAAGCAGCTGATCGAGCGGGGCGTGGACGTCACCCCGATCCGCCACGTCGGCGCGACGGGCTGGGAGGACGGCAAGGGCGACACCTGGAACTCGTTCATGTCCTTCGAGGACCCGGACGGCAACGGCTGGCTGGTCCAGGAGGCGCCTTCGGAGCTGTCGGAGCGCTGA
- a CDS encoding GNAT family N-acetyltransferase — MEITGTAAPLVTQRLLLHPLTVAEAGRIVAQVPGPCDRWAQGYPTDGDVAGARGFLDGWVAHGDPGAFRAYEIRRREDGVAVGGIGFHGPPDGERFVTVGYGLIPDVRGRGYATEALRALLGLARAQGVAGAKGDADLGNVASQQVMEAVGMRYAGEDERVRYYRVEFTP; from the coding sequence ATGGAGATCACCGGCACCGCCGCGCCCCTCGTCACCCAGCGGCTGCTGCTGCACCCGCTGACCGTCGCCGAGGCCGGGCGGATCGTCGCCCAGGTCCCCGGGCCGTGCGATCGGTGGGCCCAGGGGTATCCCACCGATGGGGATGTCGCCGGGGCGCGGGGGTTTCTCGACGGGTGGGTCGCGCATGGGGATCCCGGGGCGTTCCGGGCGTACGAGATACGGCGGCGGGAGGACGGGGTCGCCGTCGGGGGGATCGGGTTTCACGGGCCGCCGGACGGGGAGCGGTTCGTGACCGTGGGGTATGGGCTGATTCCGGACGTACGGGGGCGCGGGTACGCCACCGAGGCGCTGCGGGCGTTGCTCGGGCTGGCCCGTGCGCAGGGGGTCGCCGGCGCGAAGGGGGACGCCGACCTCGGGAACGTCGCCTCGCAGCAGGTGATGGAGGCCGTCGGGATGCGGTACGCGGGGGAGGACGAGCGGGTCAGGTACTACCGGGTGGAGTTCACGCCCTGA
- the panB gene encoding 3-methyl-2-oxobutanoate hydroxymethyltransferase: MTLQPAPKQAPDSSKALYGGKGTRRITVHDIAAAKTRGEKWPMLTAYDAMTASVFDEAGIPVVLVGDSMGNCHLGYDTTVPVTMDEMTLLSAAVVRGTKRALVVGDLPFGSYQEGPVQALRNATRLVKDAGVGAVKLEGGERSLPQTELLVEAGIPVMSHLGLTPQSVNTMGYRVQGRSDEAAHRLLSDAKAAQDAGAFALVLELVPAELAAEVTRSLHIPTIGIGAGPHTDAQVLVWTDMAGLTGGKVPRFTKQYANLRETLGDAARAFAEDVTGGAFPAEEHTFH; encoded by the coding sequence ATGACGCTTCAGCCTGCCCCGAAGCAGGCCCCCGACAGCAGCAAGGCGCTGTACGGAGGCAAGGGCACGCGCCGTATCACCGTCCACGACATCGCCGCCGCCAAGACGCGCGGCGAGAAGTGGCCCATGCTCACCGCCTACGACGCGATGACCGCGTCCGTCTTCGACGAGGCCGGCATCCCGGTCGTGCTCGTCGGCGACTCCATGGGCAACTGTCACCTCGGCTACGACACCACCGTGCCCGTCACGATGGACGAGATGACCCTCCTGTCGGCCGCCGTCGTACGGGGCACCAAGCGCGCCCTCGTCGTCGGCGACCTCCCCTTCGGCTCGTACCAGGAAGGGCCCGTCCAGGCCCTGCGCAACGCCACCCGGCTCGTCAAGGACGCGGGGGTCGGCGCGGTCAAGCTGGAGGGCGGCGAGCGTTCGCTGCCGCAGACCGAGCTGCTCGTCGAGGCCGGGATCCCGGTCATGTCCCACCTGGGTCTGACCCCGCAGTCCGTCAACACCATGGGCTACCGGGTGCAGGGCCGCAGCGACGAGGCCGCGCACCGGCTGCTCAGCGACGCCAAGGCGGCCCAGGACGCGGGCGCCTTCGCGCTCGTCCTCGAACTCGTACCGGCCGAGCTGGCCGCCGAGGTCACCCGCTCCCTGCACATCCCGACCATCGGCATCGGCGCCGGTCCCCACACCGACGCGCAGGTCCTCGTCTGGACCGACATGGCCGGTCTGACCGGCGGCAAGGTGCCGCGCTTCACCAAGCAGTACGCCAACCTCCGCGAGACGCTCGGCGACGCCGCGCGGGCCTTCGCCGAGGACGTCACCGGCGGGGCGTTCCCCGCCGAGGAGCACACCTTCCACTAG